The genomic window CTCCTTGATGGTCTTCACCCCgaccttctcctcgtccgggAAGAACACGAAGATGTGCTGGGTGGGATCTTCGCGGAGGTCAAACTGGAGcgtgagcgcgtcgcggcgggggtccTCGCCGAACTCCTCGGTGAAGGAATCCTTGTCGCGATCGAGCTCAGCCTGAGCGACGAGGTAGCCGCGCGCGTTGAGCATCTTGCACACCGTCTTGCGGATGCGGAAGAGCCTGGTCTTCTTCTCGGACATGTTTATCCGTGTGTCTCTGCGTTCCCTCCTCTGTCACGTGGTCCTCCTGGAGGGCTCGGCGCGCTTCCTTTTTTCTCGCCGCCAAATGCGTGCTACCCTAGACCAGGGCGGCTGCGTGCAGAtcgtcggcggtggtcgCCGGGGGGGCTGCGCGGGTTGGGTGactggcgcgggcggcgacgggcgagcgCTTCGATTGGCGCTAAACCAAacgtcggcggggtcgaAGGTCGATGGAGGGTATCCGTCGACGCTGCGAAGCagtggcggcgagcgagcgacggATCGATCCAATTGGGCAGTTCGGCTCGCAGCGCGTCAAAATTGGTGCGACCGGCCGCAGTGTCCGACCGTTCACGTGAACCAAATTCAGCATCAGGGTAACCTCTCGCGGGGTCAACTCCGCGCGCGCATACGACGAGCACCGATCAGCGGTGTTCGAAAGTCACGCCCGGTCGTATCGACGACGCACGACTCGCGTCGTTCAGCCGATacgtcgccgttcgcggaccAGGCGCCCGAGCTCACGCGCCCGAATTCCACCGGGGATTTTATCGGGAGATCGATTGCCCGATTCGGCCGAGTCGACGGGTAGCAGACGACGCGATGAggaacgccgcgatcggaCCGCAGGCGGACTCCAGGAAGTCCAACGCCCCCGCCttcggcttcggcgccgccgacagGAACGCCTCCGCCAAGGTTTACGTCAGCAAGGAGCACAGCAAGGTGGACTTCGGCAAGCTCGGCCCAGGCGCGGTGTACGAAACGAAATCGTCCTTCGGCAAGCAGGTGGACGCCAAGAagcgctcgcccgcgagcgtcggatTCGGGTCCGCGGACAGGTTCCTGCAGCCCTCCGCGTCACGGGCCAAGCGTAACCCGCAGGTCCCCGGCCCGGGTTCCTACCCCTTACCCAAAGCCGTCGGCAAGCAGACGCAGAGCAAGGCGATAACGGAGGGGTCCTTCGGGTTCGGCACCAGCACCCGCGACCACGCCGAGAAGGTGTTCATCGGCAAGGAGCAAGCAAAGGTGTTCTTCGGGATGGAATCCCCGGGTCCCGCCGCGTACAAGGTGTCATCCGGCGTGGGCAAGCAGCCGGAGAGCAGGAACACCACCGAACCCGGGTTCACCATCCCgcggggcggccgcgggaaAGACGTCGACATGGAGCGAGCCCGGAAACTTCCGGGCGCGGGGCAGTACAGGACCGTGGCGAGCGTGGGGGCCCAGCCGCGGTCGGAGAACAGGACCGCGCCCAAGTACGGCTTCGGCACCGGCAGCCGGGACGGCGCCAACAAGGTGTTCCTGGGGAAGGAGCAGGCGAAGGTTTTTCTCGGGATGGAATCACCCGGGCCGGCGAGCTTAGGGCCGAAGGCGTTCGGCGGGACCGGGAAGCAGCTGTTGAGCAccagggcgtcggcgcccaagGCGACCTTCGGGACCGGGGTGAGGGGATCGTACGACGTCAACGCCAACCCGGGTCCCGGGGCGTACGCGTGAGAACGTAGCGACATCATCTACGCGTGAATCTGTGAGACAAACTTTAACACAAAACTCTCGTGCGCGTCTGAAAGTTTGCCTGTGCGTCCGATGTGAAAAAACTCACCAAATTCCACCCACGCACTGTTCGCCCGTCCGCGGACCAGGCGGAAATTTTGAAGATATCCCGaaccctcgcgtcgacgtcgggtcACTCCCGTGAGCCATGACGACGCTCACGAgggccgcgcgggaggcggcgcggtacgccgcggccgccgcgcgcagcgcacccgcgtcgacctCCTCATCCGGTCGCCACGCGGTCGCCTGCGCCGACTCCGGGGCTctcttcgtcgcggcgacgatgggccGCCCCAACGTTTGGCAGCgggcggcgtggaggcgcGGGTCCACGTCGACCACGGGtaacgccaccgccgccgcgcgcgcgcgcatgggcctcagcgccgcgcccaccggcatcgccgccgagggaatcggcgccgcgcgcgcgacggcagccgcgcgcgccgcctcggcctcgggaAACCGGGCTTGGGGCCCGGTCGCCGAGGTACTGGCGACGCTGCGCGTGTACCACGACCTCTCCAAGTTCAAGCTCAGCGCGTTCGTCGtgtcgaccgcggcggcgggttaCGTGCTGGGCAGCGGTGAGGTGATCGACTGGGAGCAGCTCGGTTGGACGTCGCTGGGCACGATGCTCTGTTCGTCTTCGGCGAACACGTGGAATCAGATCTTCGAGATCAAGAACGACTCGGTGATGGCGAGGACGATGCGAAGGCCGCTGCCGTCGGGGCGGTGCTCGgtggcgcacgccgcgctcttcggcgtcgtcaccggcatggcgggcgtcgggcttctcaaggagaaggccaaCGACACCACGGCGGCCCTGGGCGCCGGTAACGTCGCGCTCTACGCGCTGTGCTACACCCCGATGAAGCGGGTGCACTGGCTCAACACGtgggcgggcgccgtcgtcggcgcggtgccccCGCTGATGGGAtgggccgccgcgcgcgagggcgcgatcgagcccgcgagcggcgtcctcgcggccgcgctctACTTCTGGCAGATGCCCCACTTCATGGCGCTCGCGTACATGGCCAAGGACGACTACGTCAGGGGCGGGTACCGAATGCTCTCGCACCCGTCGAGCGATCCAACCGGCCGAAGGCTCGCCGGGGTGGCGATGCGAAACGCCTTCTACATGTTCCCCCtgggcgccctcgccgtgggCTGCGGCctgaccaccgcgccgttcgcgtacgaggcggcgctcctcgccgcacCCATGGCGCTCAGCGCGGCTGTGTTTTACCGCAGGCCGTCTATACCAAACGCCAGGAACATGTTCTACGGGTCCTTACTCTACCTCCCCGCGTTTCAGGCGCTGGCGTGTTTACACAGGGTGCCGCGAACGGTCGGCGAGGTGGACCCGCTGGTGGTCAGGGTCCCCAAGGAGCGGTGGTGGGCGTGGAGCGAGTGGAGCGTGGACGGGTGGCGGGGGTTCGGTGATCTGAACGGCATGGGCGACgtcatggacgcggcgacggcggcgccgtttCCGTTTCTACCCCCGCCAATCTGGCGATCAACCGCGGACGCAAGGTGTCCGCACAGGGCGGAGTgcgaggggggcgacggggacgacggacgcgtcaGTGGGTAGTA from Micromonas commoda chromosome 11, complete sequence includes these protein-coding regions:
- a CDS encoding predicted protein, which encodes MRNAAIGPQADSRKSNAPAFGFGAADRNASAKVYVSKEHSKVDFGKLGPGAVYETKSSFGKQVDAKKRSPASVGFGSADRFLQPSASRAKRNPQVPGPGSYPLPKAVGKQTQSKAITEGSFGFGTSTRDHAEKVFIGKEQAKVFFGMESPGPAAYKVSSGVGKQPESRNTTEPGFTIPRGGRGKDVDMERARKLPGAGQYRTVASVGAQPRSENRTAPKYGFGTGSRDGANKVFLGKEQAKVFLGMESPGPASLGPKAFGGTGKQLLSTRASAPKATFGTGVRGSYDVNANPGPGAYA
- a CDS encoding predicted protein, whose protein sequence is RVYHDLSKFKLSAFVVSTAAAGYVLGSGEVIDWEQLGWTSLGTMLCSSSANTWNQIFEIKNDSVMARTMRRPLPSGRCSVAHAALFGVVTGMAGVGLLKEKANDTTAALGAGNVALYALCYTPMKRVHWLNTWAGAVVGAVPPLMGWAAAREGAIEPASGVLAAALYFWQMPHFMALAYMAKDDYVRGGYRMLSHPSSDPTGRRLAGVAMRNAFYMFPLGALAVGCGLTTAPFAYEAALLAAPMALSAAVFYRRPSIPNARNMFYGSLLYLPAFQALACLHRV